In the Capra hircus breed San Clemente chromosome 17, ASM170441v1, whole genome shotgun sequence genome, GCCCAGCCCCGGCCCGACGTGGCCCCGCCTCCCTGACGTCaccgccggccccgcccccggcggcGGCGCGCTCCCGGCCGGTGACGTCACCGCCTCTGGCCCCGCGCGCCCCGTCCAAGCCGTTCTCCGCCCGGCGGCCGGAAGTCGGCCGCTCCCTGGTTTGTCAGCCCTTTGACTTAGTCACAGGGATGTCTGTGTGCTGGGAACAGCGGTTAGCGGGACAGAGGACCCCTGGCCCTCCAGGAGGTCGCAGGCGGAGTCCTTGTGTGTCCGCAGTCTCCAGGGCCACAGTCttgcgcgcgtgcgtgtgtgtgtgcgtgtgagtgaTGGAGAGCGGTGGTCACTGCTGCATGTGGGCAGCGCTTGCCACAGCGCGTCGCCATCCAGGGGCCTTCCTGCACCCAGCTCTTGGAGTGGGTGAGATTGCCCGGAGGtgcccagggcaggggctgggagcaCACGGAGCCGAGAGGCAGTCCGCAGAGCTTCAGTCCACCGGGCTACCTCTCTGCAGCGCTGAAAATGTCAGCtcctcagggaagcccaccccatCAGGTCTTCTGGGGGTGCTGTCTCACAGAGCCCTGGGGGGGAGGTCTCTCTCTGCCACTGTTGGTCAGCTCAGGGCGCACCCCGTAGGTGCCAGGCATATGAGAGATGACGTGGACTAAATACTGGCTGAATGAAGGAGTGAATGAACTTAGCCCTGACAGGGCAGGAagagggcagggccagggctgAGCCTGCAGGCCCTGCCGTCCCTGAGCAGAAAGGCTGCCCAGCTCCCTCTCTGAGGAGACCTTGGTCACGGGGCTGTGCTGGGGAGCGGAGCTCTGTCGGGCACTGGGGCGGCGTGTTGGTTGGGCCAAGTCTCAGATCTCTCTGGGGAGATCCTGCTCTTGGCCTCTGGCAGGCGTGGTTTGGTTAAGGGGGGCCCCATACATGCTGGCCTGGACATCAGCCCCCATGCCAGTGGGACCAGGTATACTCAGGCAGGAGGTCCCGTGGCCCAGCTGGGCAGATGCTCTGTAAAAGGTGGGCTGCAGGCCCCTTCCGTCCCTGCTCTTACCCCAGCCGGCCACCTGTGCCCAGGGCTCTGTTAACCACGGATGCCCTCCATGCCCGCCTCCAGCTCGGGGCCTCCGCCGAGCCCCAGCAGGCAAGCCCGCGCAGCCTGCTCTCTATGTCCAAATCCAGGTGCTTGCCTTTCGCCTGTCCCTGACGGCCTGCCAGTGAAATGGACCTTCCTCCACTGTGCTTGGGTCCTcacccctcctgcccaccccacccagtCTCCGTGAGCCGCCTGGGGCAGCGAATCCATACGGTCCTGTGACCTGCCCAGTGATACCTGAAGAGACCCAAGAGACTCCAAGCAGAAGATTCAGCAGCCGGCGCCTGCTTGGCAGTTCTCTGTAGTGGAAGCGGGTGACACGGTGAAGCCCCACCCTTGGCAGAGACACTTGCGCCAACGAGGGGTAGGTGAGCCTGTGGTCCTCAGGCTGCTGCTGTGGCACCGGGAGCCTTCCCTGGTCAGCATCGCCTCTGTTCACCCCTGACCTTCCAGGAGTGTCTGTACTTTGTCTGTAGAAGGGCATCGGAGGAGGTGGCAGGCTCCCAATCCCACTTCTTCGTAGCGTGGGCACCTggctgacctctctgagcctgtttccgcATGGGTAATTTGGGCATGACGGTGGCGCCCCCTTTCCAGAGGGCCTAACTTTCCAGAGGGACCGGATAGCCTAACTTCTGGCGACGGTCCCTTCCAGCCCTCGGGGCGGTGCTGTCGCAGCGCCCTGGGTGGCCTGGTCCCCACCCAGCGTCTCGGCCCGCCCTCCTTGGCTCTCTGAAGCTTGTGTCCTGCCCTGCGATGCCGTGCTCCCGGCCCCTGGCTTGGGCCTTGCTCTTGGAACGCTGCTGGCCTGCTGCTGCCCGTCCGCCTTGGGCTCTGTTCCTGGGGAAAGCCCTCTCCTTCTGGCCGCCGACCCGCTTCTATCTGTGAGTTACCGCGCTGCTTCCTTCCTAGGCTCCATGCGGAGGGGCATTGTCTCTTTTGGGCCCCTGAGTGGCCCAGGACTTCTGGGCCCATGACTTCTGACATGTGACTCAGGCAGGCAGAGGGCCTCCAAAGATGCCCTtgccctaacctctggaacctgtgaatatgttacattTTGTGGCAAAAGGGACTTCGCAGATGTAATTAGGGTTACAGACTCTACAGTAGGGAGACGaactggattatctgggtggattATCGTGGATTATCTGATGTAATCACGTGAGCCCTTAAAAGCAGAGGATTTTCTCCATCTCAAGTCGCAGATGAGACGGAAGGGGCAGTCAGAAAGCCTCAAAGCAGGAGGACTCGGAAGTGCTGTAAACGGCTTTGTAGATAAAGGGGGTTCAGTCATCCGGAGCTGATTTCTGCCAACACTGAATTCTGCCGGCATCCCGAATGACCTCAGAAGTGGGCTCCTCCCTGGCTGATCCTGAGATGCCTTGACTTGCCTGAAGCGGAAGGCCAGTCACTTTGTACTCAACGAATGACTtgcagaaactgtgagataataaacgtGTGTTGTTTCGAGCTGCtcaatttgtggtaatttgttctAGGAGCAATATAACAGCATCACCCCTGAGTCCCCAGGGGCTCTGTAATTAGCCACCGAGCAGTAACCTGACCTGCGCACCAGGAGGCCTTGGACCCCTGACCATCCACTCCCTCCTCACCGACAGCATCCCGGTTCTATTTGCTTAGAACCTTCACCACCAGAGCCACTGGCAACCGGGCGCGGCCCCCACCCCCTGGCAGCTGTGTCCACGTGACATGCAGACTTCTCAGGGAGCAGCTCCCTGCAGATGGGGCCGCGGCCCCGcgccctgcctcctgccctgctTGGAACCTGGACTGGACTGCCCGATGGGCAGTCAGATGGGACCACCAGGGGCCATGGCCCACAGGTGAGGGCTGTGGGCAGAGACCAGGAAAGGAGCAaacctcaggatgtgggggacaGCTGCGGGGAACCCAGCGTGCCCAGAGGGCTGGCAGCTGGGCCCAGATCTGAACATCTCCTAGGGCAGGGCCTGAGTCAGCCACGCTGGGAGGGGTGCCCAGGGAGGGCGACTGCTGTCCTCCAGTCCCCATCCATGGGTGGCCTCCTGCCCAACAGCTCCCAGGGCGCCTTTGCCAGCCTCCTTCCCCAGTGTCCCTCCCCCAGCACTCACGGTTCATCTCTCGTGGAAGGATCCAGCTGGCGCAGAGCCCTCAGCAAGCCCCTGTGCTCTTGTTTGCTGAGTGCGGTGAAAGGTGCAGCAAAGATCAGCCAAGTCAACCCCCTCCCCTCTAGTTGTAGCAGAAGGAGACGTGGGGGCCACCATCCCGGCTGAAGGGACAGGGTTTTAAGAGGGGTGTCCGCCAGGAGACCACCACGCTACCAAAGCAGGGCCAAGGCTTGGTGGGGCCCCAGCGGGCCTGGCCAGGTCTCCCCACAGGACGCGACACGGTTCAGAGGGGGCGAGCTGGGCTGAACCTTGTGAACAAACTCTGAGTCTCAGCCAGAAAACTTCAAAATAGGGGACTTCCTCTCTCGCAGACGTAGGTGAAGATGGGAGATTACAGTTCAAGCACAGAGCGCCTGCGTGcaggaggtgctcagtaaatgctccCCGATCTTACTGCGTCGTCACCACTTGTCCTGGAGCAGCGACTGGGCTGACGGGCCTGACCCCGGTGGCGCCTCGGGCTTTCCCTCCCTGCTGGCCCGGTgccttccccacccccgccccgcccccatcccACCAGAGCCAAGGCCAGGCCGTGTCCCGTCCACTTCCCCGGCATAGCCTCTCCTATCCGTGGGGTCCCATCCCTGTCTCACCCCTCTGGGGGTATTCCCTGGGCAACAAGGACTCCCAACACTCACCCCACACTTTCACAGCCAATTCAGCTGGGTGGATGGCAAGCGGGACGTGGCCCAAGGGCTGGGCCTGGGCTGGGTTTGCCTCTGCGGCCCATGCTGGGGAGCAGCGCGCTCAAGTGTGACCATGCAGTCCCGGACCTGAGACCCAGCCGGACGCCTGCCCTGCTCCTAGCCAGTACACCTCAGGATCACAAGGCCAGTAGTGCCCCCTGGAGCCCAAGAAGGATCCGGGGAGGCCGGTCAGCAGAGGCAAAGTTGGGGCGGATGGATGGCAGAGAGAAGCTGGGAGACCGCACAGACGGCTCCCGGAGTGCTGACTCCTGCCTTCCAGAAAGCACTGCGGTGACTGGACCCAGAGGCCCTCATTCCCATCCTCCAACACTCCTACCTCCAAGGGAGCCCCAGCTGGGCCTGTCTGTAGGAAGCCAGCCCCAGGTGACTTCTCCGCGAGACCTCCCCTGAGCCTGGCTCAGAGAGTTCTCACTCCCTGAAGAGCCCACTGCCCGCCACTTCTGCTAACCTGGCGGTCACTGCTCCCTGTGGAAGCCAACAAAGTCTTCACGACACAACAGTGGCCAGCTGGCTTTTGTACCCAGGTGCCAAGGCAATCCAGCGGGGAAAATGGTCTTCTCAGTGAACGACGCCGGCACCACTGCACATCCATTGCCAGTAAATGAATAGTCgagttccctagtggcccagGGGTTGGGACCTGGCCCTTTTCACTGCCAAGAGCCCGGGGTTCAAGCCTGGTTGGGGacctgagatcctgcaagctgtgggGCGCAGCTGAAAACATTGCTGGACGCTGGTTGCGAATCTGGACGACTATGGATTTGGTGGCGATTTTTAGATGCCCACGAGCCATGAAAGAATCGATGAGCTCACCTTCTTTAGAATTACAAACGTCTGCTCTGCGGAAGGCACTGTCAAGATGAAagggcaagccacagactgggagaaaacatttgcaacagATGCATCTGATTGAAGgctattatccaaaatatacaaagaagtcttaaagctcaacaataagaaagcaaacaacttgatttttaaaaattgaccaaacagggcttccctggtggctcattggtaaaaaaaaaaaaaaaaaattctgtcaatgcaggagacacaggtttgggtttgatccctggtccaggaagatcccacatactctACAggctcaactactgagcctgtgccccaggGCGGGGGGACCGCAACCCCTGAAGGCTGCTCGTCCTGGAGCCCAAGCCctacaaccagagaagccactccggtgagaagcccgcgcaccgcaACTCGCAACTCGAGAAGAGCCCgcacggcaacaaagacccagcacagccaaaaacaagtaattaaaaaaaaaaaaaaaattggtcacTTTAAAGGGATACTCACCAGAGAAGATATATACAGGTGGAAAATTAGCCTATGAAAAGACGCTCCAGGTTTGAACTCAGGGAAGTACAAACCACAAAAACAAAATAGCACCATGCACCCGTTATTAACAGAACGGCCAGGATCCGGAACACTGACGAACCAAACGGTGCTGAGGGCGCGGAGCGACAGGAGCGCCCGCTCGCTGCTGGCGGGAACGAGACTGGCACAGCCACTCGAGGAGGGCTTAGTGGGTTCTCACAAAGCTACACAGACTCTTGCTCTGTGACCCAGCAATCATGCTTCTTAGTATTCACCCAAACGAGGTAAGAACGTATGTCCACACAAACACCTGCGCGTGGGTGCGTGTACCTACTTACTCATGATTTCCAgaagcaaccaaaaataaactgtggacatCTGgacaatggaattttactcagtGCAAAAAGAAATGGACTTTTAAAAGCTAtaaaaagacaggaaagaaacTAAAATACACATTAGTAAGTGAAAGAacccaatctgaaaaggctgcgTAACAGCAGGATTAAGaaaggacagttcagttcagttcagttcagtcgctcagtcgtgtgtgactctttgccaccccatgaattgcagcacgccaggcctccctgtccatcaccaactcccggagttcacttagactcccgtccattgagtctgtgatgccatccagccatctcatcctctgtcgtccccttctcctcctgcccccaatccctcccagcatcagagtgttttccaatgagccaactctttgcatgaggtggccaaagtactggagtttcagctttagcatcagtccttccaaagaacagccagggctgatctccttcagaatggactggttggatctccttgcagtccaagggactctcaagagtcttctccaacaccacagtgcaaaagcatcagttctttggtgctcagccttcttcacagtccaactctcacatccatacatgaccactggaaaaaccatagccttgactagatggacctttggtggcaaagtagtgtctctgcttttgaatatgctgtctaggttggtcataacatttcttccaaggagtaagcctcttttaatttcatggctgcagtcaccatctgcagtgattttggagccccccaaaataaagtctgacactgtttccactgtttccccatctatttacgatgaagtgatgggacaggatgccatgatcttcgttttctgaatgttgagctttaagccaactttttcactctcctctttcactttcatcaagaggcttttgagttcctcttcactttctgccataagggtggtgtcatctgcatatctgaggttattgatatttctcctggcaatcttgattccagcttgtgcttcttccagtccagtgtttctcatgatgtactctgcatagaacttcaataagcagggtgacaatatacagccttttcctatttggaaacagtctgttgttccatgtccagttcttactgttgcttcctgacctgcatacagatttctcaagaggcaggtcaggtggtctggtattcccattctctcagaattttccacagttgattgtgatccacacagtcaaaggttttggcatagtcagtaaagcagaaatagatgtttttctggaactctcttgcttttttgatgatccagcggatgttggcaatttgatctctggttcctctgccttttctaaaaccagcttgaacatcaggaagttcacggttcacgtattgttgaagcctggcttggagaattttgagcattcctttactagcgtgtgagatgagtgcaattgtgcggtagtttgagcattcttcggcattgcctttctttgggattggaatgaaaactgaccttttccagtcctgtggccactgagttttccaaatttgctggcatattgagtgcagcgctttcacagcatcatctttcaggatttgaaatagctccactggaattccatcacctccactagctttgttcatagcaatgctttccaaggcctacttgacttcacattccaggatgtctggctctacattagtgatcacaccatcgtgattatcttggtcgtgaagatcctttttgtacagttcttccatgtattcttgccacctcttcttaatatcttttgcttctgttaggtccagaccatttctgtcctttatcgagcccatctttgcatgaaatgttcccttggtatctctaattttcttgaagagatctctagtctttcccattctgttgttttcctctatttctttgcactgattgctgaagaaggctttcttatctcttctttctattctctggaactctgcattcagatgcttatatctttccttttctcctttgcttttcagttctcttcttttcacagctatttgtaaggcctccccagacagccattttgcttttttgcatttcttttccatggggatggtcttgatccctgtctctcgtacaatgtcatgaacctcattctatagttcatcaggcactctatctatcagatctaggcccttaaatctatttctcacttccactgtataatcataagggatttgatttaggtcatacctgaatggtgtagcggttttccctattttcttccatttgagtctgaatttggcaataaggagttcatgatctgagccacagtcagctcccggtctttttcttgctgactctatagagcttctccatctttggctgcaaagaatataatccatctgatttcgctgttgaccatctggtgatgtccatgtgtagagtcttctcttgtgttgttggaagagggtgtttgctatgaccagtgcattttcttggcagaactctattagtctttgccctgcttcattccgcattccaaggccaaatttgcctgttactccaggtgtttcgaCTTCCtatttttccattccagtcccctataatgaagaggacatcttttttgggtgttagttctacaaggtcttgtaggtcttcgtagaaccgttcaacttcagctacgATTGTAGACTGTAAAAAGATCAGTGATCGACAGGGGGTGTGCAGGGCAGGAAAGGGATGACCACGTAGAGCAGAGAGTGGATACATGTCACCATACATCTGTAGACCCACAGCATGTACAGGAGAGAAAATTAGCATGGAAAATATTAGCGTGGAAAAGCAGCTAAAAATTAGCATGCAAAATACAGAGGAGAAAACCTCAGTGTAAACCGTGGACTTTGGATAATAATGACACCTCAACATAGGGTTGTGGGTTGCGACAGACATCAGCTCTGGTGGGGACACTGATGAGAGAGGCTGTGCATGTATGGGGGCCAGGGGCACACGAGAAATCCCGGTACTTTCCTCTCCATTTTGCTGTCAAATTGAAActgctcaaaaaaaaattttttttaaacaatgggcaaaagatttgaacagattCTTCAGCAAAGGAGATCTGTGAATGGCGCACCATTTGTATtagtacataaaaagatgctcagcgtcactgcccatcagggaaatcccacaaTTACACCACGAGGCGCCACTACACTCAGCAGGATGGCTGATTTGAAGAGACTGATGATGCCAAGGGCTGAGGAGGACTGGAGGTTCCAGAAGTCTCGTGGATGGCTAGTGGGAATGTAAGACAGTATCATCAGTCTGGAAGAGTTTCTTCTACAGGTAAACACGCATTCGTTATTAAACTCAGCAATTcatttacccaaaagaaatgaaggcaCATGTCTATACACCTCGTGCAGGAATGTTCACAGCAGATTTATTCATCGTGGCCAACAATTAAAACCAGTGCAAATGTCCACAAACAGGGAAACGGGTTACCAAATTATGGTACATCCATACAGCGAACACAAAGCCACACAAAGGACTATGCGCTACTACATGCAAAAATACGCATTCGTCTCAGAGACTTCCTCTGGAGCAAGACCAAACACAGACGCATGCACACAGTGGGGACTTTCGTCCAATGGTCTGAGAGAGAAATGCGACCTCCAGCGACAGAAGGCAGGTCCCAGGtttcgggggtggggtggggggtactGATCAGGAAGCGGCAGGAGGGGCGGCGTGAGCGGCCTCCCTGGGCCGTGGCGTGGTTCACAGGTACACACACGTGTCAAAACTCGGGGACGCACACTTGCGGATGCATTTTACTGTGTGTAAATTACACCTcaaaaaatttgattaaaaaaatcagttcctCGCAAAATCCTTTCGTGACCACGCCCCTCTCCAAGGTGTCACAAGCTGTATTTTCTTCCCCTGCGTTTCTCTGAGTTTGTCATGGTTGGTTTCCTGCCGACAGCCTCCAGACACAGGGCGCCGAGAGGCCCCTGAAACCATCTCTCTGAGGCTGAGCACCAGGCCTGCACACCCAGGGGCTCCACAGGAGGAGGAGGGTCCGGGGCTGGCCCCCGCCGTGCCGGCCGAGCTACAGCTCCGTGGACCGGACGACCTCGGGGCCGGCCCACGCTGGGCCTCGGCTCCTCCCTGGGAAGTTGAGTCTGTGCAGCTCCTCCGAGATCTCCACGAAGCTCTTGCCTCTGGTCTCGGGGAGGAAGATGCCCGAGTACACGGCCGCGCAGACGCAGACACAGAGGAAAGGCACATAGATGAAGTGGGACAAGCCCTCCTGGAGGTTGCGAGAGACCCGAGGCTTGCTGTGGCCATGGAGCCCCCCGCCGCCCGGGGCCCCCCGCACAGGCCCTGCGAGGGCCTCCGCCCTCTTGGCTCAGGTGAGCCCCCTCCCCCTTCAGGCTCACACTCCCTGGATGGATGGAGCCTGGGGGGGGGGGTTCTCACACTACAAAGGCAGGCCCCCAACCcccagggggcaggggcaggcaggCCTACCACGAGGAAGGGGAACACCAGCCCCACGAGGAAGAGCATGGTCCACATGAGCGCCCCGCAGACCATGTAGGCGGCAGGCCGGGCCATCTGGTCAAACAGCTCTGTGGCCAGGATCCCGGTCACCCCGGCTGGAAGGGGGCGTAGGGACGGGGGCGCTGCCAGTCGGAGCTCCCTGGCCTGCCTCACCCCACCTTGCCCCCATACCAGGACAAGAAAGTGGGGTCCCCCAGCCTTCCTCCAGCCACGCCCTCCCAGAAGCCTGTACCAGGCAGGGGTGAGGGtgtcagggttagggttaggtacACCCACTCATCCTTCTCCCAGACACCCCTGGTCCTTCAGCCAGGCCCAGAGGAGGGAGCCCCCGGGGCCCCAACTCACCAGGGCCGATGCCAAAGCTGAGGATGAAGGCGAAGATGCAGGCCATGGCCAGGTAGGGCGTCCAGGAGAAAGAGCCCTGcggcaggggcagggggcggggcgaaGGGAAAGTGGGCGGggcccagcctccccacccccaccccctcacctgcCCCGCCAAAGGGCCCAGCTACCTGGAGGCACAGGGCCACCGTGAAGACGCTCCCCCAGCAGGTCATCAGGCCGTAGCCCCCAGTCAGCAGCACCCGCCGGCCCGCCCTCTCAATCGCCAGGCACTGCGAAGGGAAGGAGCCCTGGATGACTCACCGCTGCAGCCCCGGTCAAGGGCCGCTAGGCCGCCGGCCCGCAGTGGGCAGGGGCACCATGCAGAAGCTGGCGAGGGGTGGGCGCGGTTTGCCACTTCGCGGATTAAGACATTATTAATTTCGCAGAGGGCCGCGGTCACTCAACACCCATTGGGTTTCTCCATCTCAAAATGGCGGTGTGAGCACCTGGcaaacagcaggtgctcaataagtgcTCGCACGCTCCCTGCATTTTAACACAGTGACCTGAAGTGGAAGTGCCTTAGCTTGGAGGCCTGTGGTGCCTGGAGCCTTAGCACCCCGAGGGTCTCCACCCCGGCAGTCTGCACCCCACGGTGAGCACCCCGACGGTCTGCACCCCCAA is a window encoding:
- the SLC2A11 gene encoding solute carrier family 2, facilitated glucose transporter member 11 isoform X3, yielding MEAQGRVLLLTICAAGIGGTFQFGYNLSIINAPTLHIQEFTNETWQTRTGQPLPDHLVLLVWSLIVSLYPLGGLLGALLAGPLAVTLGRKKSLLVNNVFVLAAAALFGFSRRAGSFEMIMLGRLLVGISAGVGMNVQPMYLGESAPKELRGAVAMTSAIFTAVGLVMGQVVGLRELLGGPQAWPLLLASCLVPGALQLASLPLLPESPRYLLIDCGDPAACRAALQRLRGPADLAGELAELEQERAVCRGGRARRPWELFRERALRRQVASLVVLGGAMELCGNDAMYAYASAVFSQAGIPQAKIQYAAIGTGGCELLATLLSCLAIERAGRRVLLTGGYGLMTCWGSVFTVALCLQLWHRPWLLGGRGWRKAGGPHFLVLVWGQGGVRQARELRLAAPPSLRPLPAGVTGILATELFDQMARPAAYMVCGALMWTMLFLVGLVFPFLVVGLPAPAPWGLGACLCSVRTPPPRLHPSRECEPEGGGGSPEPRGRRPSQGLCGGPRAAGGSMATASLGSLATSRRACPTSSMCLSSVSASARPCTRASSSPRPEARASWRSRRSCTDSTSQGGAEAQRGPAPRSSGPRSCSSAGTAGASPGPSSSCGAPGCAGLVLSLREMVSGASRRPVSGGCRQETNHDKLRETQGKKIQLVTPWRGAWSRKDFARN
- the SLC2A11 gene encoding solute carrier family 2, facilitated glucose transporter member 11 isoform X4, coding for MIMLGRLLVGISAGVGMNVQPMYLGESAPKELRGAVAMTSAIFTAVGLVMGQVVGLRELLGGPQAWPLLLASCLVPGALQLASLPLLPESPRYLLIDCGDPAACRAALQRLRGPADLAGELAELEQERAVCRGGRARRPWELFRERALRRQVASLVVLGGAMELCGNDAMYAYASAVFSQAGIPQAKIQYAAIGTGGCELLATLLSCLAIERAGRRVLLTGGYGLMTCWGSVFTVALCLQLWHRPWLLGGRGWRKAGGPHFLVLVWGQGGVRQARELRLAAPPSLRPLPAGVTGILATELFDQMARPAAYMVCGALMWTMLFLVGLVFPFLVVGLPAPAPWGLGACLCSVRTPPPRLHPSRECEPEGGGGSPEPRGRRPSQGLCGGPRAAGGSMATASLGSLATSRRACPTSSMCLSSVSASARPCTRASSSPRPEARASWRSRRSCTDSTSQGGAEAQRGPAPRSSGPRSCSSAGTAGASPGPSSSCGAPGCAGLVLSLREMVSGASRRPVSGGCRQETNHDKLRETQGKKIQLVTPWRGAWSRKDFARN